A genomic window from Canis lupus dingo isolate Sandy chromosome 13, ASM325472v2, whole genome shotgun sequence includes:
- the WDR97 gene encoding WD repeat-containing protein 97 isoform X5, whose translation METEVSDASDSQLLDQDLYDTDSYDVPDPGLLKERNDLFPEPVPPLFTSSSRQQNMTPRARAHQLWLLLRAGLRDFVEKEKRAELCVARLTHGLELLRHLKVAAGLCWVAQDPVGRRFVVLDGAGYLHLHREDGWAYEKLQAPAVLTGLVAVPGPLGAVSRFVGWGPEGLAILRPDFSLLWLSKPVVGGMPDHQPICCLPVPSLGLLLVALAGGSLALWKFRSGGRRLVLWGSPLRLPPSSAGTLTHLVLGPLSSHQVPCCFAAYGSAVLIFDLHTWALVDVRRDLHKITILDLAYCLEVDAVVTASRDSTVKVWETDWRLRMVFMGHTGPVTAVAVLPNSSLVLSASQDGTLRTWDLQAAAQVGEVALSGWARDAAAARVDRLLAPACPGCPVLSLSARGVALWRPRELYAPLARLSAPVLLLQVAPELPAAPRALLPTRLVCACSDGSVHLLAAATGRSVSALLLGASKPAAALLYCLPREALWLLTRAGHLLCATAARRPMRVLLRLRPPPAPAPRPCCLHLYSHLADPRSALAAWEAVRRRGGELPPGHLAGAWDDKNRYLPVVGHTDGTLSVLEWRHAKTVFQTAAHSPGPVTAIASTWNSIVSSGGDLTVKMWRVYPYAEESLSLLRTFSCWHPVVVLCALGKRVTVGFEDPDTATYGLVQFGLSNSPRCDHRPQDDPTDHITGLCCCPTLKLYASSSLDCTVRIWTAENRLLRLLQLDSPPQALAFCSNSGDLVLALGSRLCLVSHRLYLPTSYLVKKLCQNVPEVVDDPPLPLTSQESLTSAQLQRLAKLHGAASLSTDLSFIHHQTGTPQQPVLEEDLEALVTRDQDLQQLRLGLVVPAAHPPPSWQQQQEAFDNYLRLVYGPGLLGVPSGRESQQESTVTLIVERETWDVCTLPRAASSVRQAGVCAEAPTVPAAHSLQDPGAVGQHLAHPPRVPMPTPHTHRGVHSRASQLLVHSSLSSSLGLSLDLQLQLERLPGEKRVGPGPPTPNLQHRVPLFSKRRPRELLSNLRGFFPAAIEHYENLQTPIRFPGSVPNSVVLQHMWLPGEVSGLGALAQISSRGRHKARGSLDDVWLPRRIRRRQARYHQKLIQWLGEEEEEEEEEEEEEEEEEEEERNLDWASDYLSAEEQLLELEELEAQNLVLQLRQRAGARTDASSRRLSYPYGRSLWKQRYGHLPRFLHFFIVQNWFKKLFPIFTLEAYPEVGTVEGLASLFTDLLCEASWADCVHILRALLRLLPNVSRDLRDRLQDVLVRLLNLDRPPSLEDPTQKQFVMLALQLLLACSLESREVVLELMSYFLYSPVSCRPELKKLLDGLGLQDPQGFLFKEMMTWVQGPDADSKAALRKRCCQKLEEMIHWLQMESLQPSVAKLSEMLPRVCEPSAPAPSPKEVLSQVSVLSWSPHESVMPSVPSWAPSLVVSPGKLDLATLESPAKKVLSPMHFTPTRRMLSETLLHFSLSEGRLSSSVPTTLREEPLPLEQTDWSRSQMLDLGPIDALNFFCEQQRVRQQRFLQEERQGLHPSPSPLVPNTVLPQPLDCWHYPILRLQEAKLQGAPMRLRGRQCE comes from the exons ATGGAGACCGAAGTGTCAGATGCGAGTGACAGCCAGCTTCTGGACCAGGACCTGTATGATACTGACAGCTACGACGTCCCAGACCCGGGGCTGCTCAAGGAAAGGAATG ACTTGTTTCCGGAGCCAGTCCCACCGCTTTTTACCAGCAGCTCGCGGCAGCAGAACATGACCCCGCGTGCCCGCGCCCACCAGCTGTGGCTGCTCCTCCGTGCAGGCCTCCGAGACTTCGTGGAAAAG GAAAAGAGAGCCGAGCTGTGCGTGGCACGCTTGACCCATGGGCTAGAGCTGCTGCGCCACCTGAAAGTGGCAGCCGGGCTGTGCTGGGTGGCACAGGATCCAGTGGGCAGACGCTTCGTGGTGCTGGATGGTGCCGGCTATCTCCACCTGCACAGAGAGGATGGCTGGGCTTATGAGAAGCTACAGGCCCCAGCCGTGCTCACTGGGCTGGTGGCTGTGCCTGGCCCCCTGGGTGCTGTGAGCCGCTTCGTGGGCTGGGGCCCGGAGGGGCTGGCCATACTAAGGCCTGACTTCAGCCTACTGTGGCTGAGCAAGCCAGTGGTGGGCGGGATGCCGGACCACCAGCCCATCTGCTGCCTGCCAGTGCCCAGCCTGGGGCTGTTGCTAGTGGCATTGGCAGGTGGCAGCCTGGCGCTCTGGAAATTCCGTTCAGGGGGTCGCCGCCTGGTGCTGTGGGGCTCACCTCTGCGGCTGCCACCAAGCTCTGCAGGTACACTCACCCATTTGGTTCTGGGGCCCCTGTCTTCCCACCAAGTCCCATGCTGTTTTGCGGCCTATGGCTCTGCCGTGCTCATCTTTGATCTGCACACCTGGGCCCTCGTAGACGTCCGCCGGGACCTGCACAAAAT CACTATCTTGGACTTGGCCTACTGCCTCGAGGTAGACGCCGTGGTGACAGCCTCTCGGGACAGCACGGTGAAGGTGTGGGAGACCGACTGGCGGCTCCGGATGGTGTTCATGGGCCACACAG GCCCCGTGACGGCCGTGGCTGTGCTCCCCAACTCGTCCCTGGTGCTGTCCGCCTCGCAGGACGGGACGCTGCGCACATGGGACCTGCAGGCAGCGGCCCAGGTGGGCGAGGTGGCGCTGAGCGGCTGGGCCCGAgacgcggcggcggcgcgcgTGGACCGCCTGCTGGCGCCCGCGTGCCCAGGCTGCCCGGTGCTGTCGTTGAGCGCGCGCGGCGTGGCCTTGTGGCGCCCCCGCGAGCTGTACGCCCCGCTGGCGCGGCTGTCGGCGCCGGTGCTGCTCCTGCAGGTGGCGCCCGAGctgcccgccgccccgcgcgccctgCTGCCCACGCGCCTCGTGTGCGCCTGCTCTGACGGCTCGGTCCACCTGCTGGCGGCGGCCACGGGGCGCTCGGTGAGCGCGCTGCTGCTGGGGGCTTCCAAGCCCGCAGCCGCGCTGCTCTACTGCCTGCCCCGTGAGGCGCTGTGGCTGCTGACGCGCGCCGGCCACCTGCTGTGCGCCACTGCCGCGCGCCGCCCCATGCGCGTGCTGCTCCGGCTgcgccccccgcctgcccccgcgCCGCGGCCCTGCTGCCTGCACCTGTACAGCCACCTCGCCGACCCGCGCAGCGCCCTCGCCGCCTGGGAGGCCGTGCGCCGCCGCGGCGGGGAGCTGCCCCCCGGCCACCTGGCCGGCGCCTGGGACGACAAGAACCG GTACCTGCCCGTGGTGGGCCACACGGACGGCACTCTGTCCGTCCTTGAGTGGCGCCACGCGAAGACCGTCTTCCAAACGGCGGCACACAGCCCGGGCCCGGTCACCGCCATTGCGTCCACCTGGAACAGCATCGTGTCCTCGG GCGGCGACCTGACCGTGAAGATGTGGCGCGTCTACCCGTACGCTGAGGAGAGCCTGAGCCTGCTGCGGACCTTTTCCTGCTGGCACCCGGTGGTGGTGCTCTGTGCGCTGGGGAAGCGGGTCACTGTGGGCTTTGAGGACCCTGACACTGCCACCTACGGCTTGGTGCAGTTCGGCCTGAGCAACAGCCCCCGCTGTGATCACCGGCCCCAGGACGACCCCACGGACCACATAACTG GCCTGTGCTGCTGCCCCACGCTCAAGCTGTATGCCTCTTCCAGCCTGGACTGCACCGTCCGCATCTGGACGGCGGAGAACCGCCTGCTGcg GCTCCTGCAGCTGGACAGCCCCCCTCAGGCCCTGGCCTTCTGCAGCAACAGTGGGGACCTGGTGTTGGCTCTGGGTTCCCGACTCTGCCTGGTGTCTCATAGGCTCTACTTGCCCACATCCTACCTGGTCAAG AAGCTGTGCCAGAATGTCCCTGAGGTGGTGGATGACCCTCCGCTGCCCCTGACCAGCCAAGAGTCGCTAACCTCAGCCCAGCTGCAGAGGCTCGCCAAGCTGCATGGGGCGGCCAGTCTTAG CACAGACTTGTCTTTCATCCATCACCAGACGGGAACACCTCAGCAACCAGTGttggaggag GATTTGGAAGCCCTAGTTACTCGGGATCAAGACCTTCAGCAGCTGAGACTGGGGCTGGTGGTCCCGgcagcccatcccccaccttccTGGCAACAGCAGCAGGAGGCCTTTGACAACTACCTGCGCCTGGTCTATGGCCCGGGCTTGCTG GGCGTGCCTTCTGGAAGGGAGTCCCAGCAGGAGAGCACTGTGACCCTCATAGTGGAGAGAGAGACCTGGGACGTGTGCACCTTGCCCAGAGCTGCCAGCAGTGTTCGTCAGGCAGGGGTCTGTGCCGAAGCCCCAACAGTGCCAGCAGCCCACTCCCTACAGGACCCGGGAGCCGTGGGCCAGCACCTTGCCCACCCTCCCCGAGTCCCTAtgcccaccccacacacacaccgagGAGTGCACAGCAGGGCATCCCAG CTGCTGGTCCACTCCTCCCTGAGCAGTAGCCTGGGCCTCAGTCTGGACCTGCAGCTGCAGCTGGAGCGGCTCCCCGGAGAGAAGCGTGTGGGCCCGGGCCCACCGACCCCcaaccttcagcacagg GTTCCCCTCTTTTCAAAGAGGCGGCCCAGGGAGCTTCTTTCCAACCTCCGAGGCTTCTTTCCTGCCGCCATTGAACATTACGAG AACCTGCAGACGCCCATCCGCTTCCCCGGCAGCGTGCCCAACTCCGTGGTCCTGCAGCACATGTGGCTTCCCGGGGAGGTCAGCGGCCTCGGGGCCCTCGCCCAGATCTCCAGCCGAGGCAGACACAAGGCAAGGGG GAGCCTGGATGACGTGTGGCTGCCGCGGCGCATCAGGCGGCGCCAAGCCAGGTATCACCAGAAGCTGATCCAGTggttgggggaagaggaggaggaggaggaggaggaggaggaggaggaggaggaggaggaggaggaggagcggaaTCTGGACTGGGCCTCAGATTACCTGAGCGCAGAGGAGCAGCTCTTGGAGTTGGAGGAGCTGGAGGCGCAG AACCTGGTCCTGCAGCTCAGGCAGCGCGCGGGCGCCAGGACCGACGCCAGCTCTCGCCGCCTCTCGTACCCCTATGGGCGCTCGCTCTGGAAACAGCGCTACGGGCATCTGCCCAGGTTCCTGCATTTCTTCATCGTCCAGAACTGGTTCAAAAAGCTGTTCCCCATCTTCACCCTGGAG GCCTACCCTGAGGTGGGCACGGTGGAGGGCCTGGCCTCGCTGTTCACCGACCTGCTGTGCGAGGCGTCCTGGGCCGACTGCGTGCACATCCTGCGAGCGCTGCTGAGGCTGCTGCCCAACGTGAGCAGGGACCTTCGGGACCGGCTGCAGGACGTCCTCGTGCGCCTGCTCAACCTGGACCGGCCCCCCAGCCTGGAG GACCCCACGCAGAAGCAGTTCGTGATGCTGGCGCTGCAGCTGCTCCTGGCCTGCTCCCTGGAGTCCCGCGAAGTGGTGCTGGAGCTCATGTCCTACTTCCTGTACTCGCCGGTCTCCTGCCG GCCCGAGCTCAAGAAGCTGCTGGACGGGCTGGGCCTGCAGGACCCACAGGGCTTCCTGTTCAAGGAGATGATGACCTGGGTCCAGGGCCCCGACGCTGACTCCAAGGCTGCCCTGCGCAAACGCTGCTGCCAGAAGCTGGAGGAAATGATCCACTGGCTGCAG ATGGAGTCCTTGCAGCCTTCTGTAGCCAAGTTGTCAGAGATGCTGCCCAGGGTCTGTGAGCCCTCAGCACCCGCACCTTCTCCCAAGGAGGTGCTGTCACAGGTCTCTGTGCTCTCCTGGTCACCTCACGAGTCAGTGATGCCCTCGGTCCCTTCCTGGGCCCCCTCACTAGTGGTCTCACCTGGGAAGCTGGACTTGGCCACCCTGGAGTCCCCAGCCAAGAAGGTGCTTTCACCGATGCACTTCACACCGACCAGGCGCATGCTGTCCGAGACCCTGCTGCACTTCTCCCTCTCTGAGGGCCGCTTGAGCTCCTCAGTGCCCACCACGCTTCGGGAAGAGCCACTGCCGCTGGAGCAGACGGACTGGTCACGGTCACAGATGCTGGACCTGGGCCCCATCGATGCGCTGAACTTCTTCTGTGAGCAGCAGCGGGTCCGGCAGCAGCGCTTCCTGCAGGAGGAGCGGCAGGGCCTGCACCCCAGCCCAAGCCCGTTGGTTCCCAACACAGTACTGCCTCAGCCCCTGGACTGCTG GCACTACCCCATCCTCCGGCTTCAGGAAGCCAAGCTCCAGGGGGCTCCAATGAGACTGAGGG ggagacAGTGTGAATGA
- the WDR97 gene encoding WD repeat-containing protein 97 isoform X6 encodes METEVSDASDSQLLDQDLYDTDSYDVPDPGLLKERNDLFPEPVPPLFTSSSRQQNMTPRARAHQLWLLLRAGLRDFVEKEKRAELCVARLTHGLELLRHLKVAAGLCWVAQDPVGRRFVVLDGAGYLHLHREDGWAYEKLQAPAVLTGLVAVPGPLGAVSRFVGWGPEGLAILRPDFSLLWLSKPVVGGMPDHQPICCLPVPSLGLLLVALAGGSLALWKFRSGGRRLVLWGSPLRLPPSSAGTLTHLVLGPLSSHQVPCCFAAYGSAVLIFDLHTWALVDVRRDLHKITILDLAYCLEVDAVVTASRDSTVKVWETDWRLRMVFMGHTGPVTAVAVLPNSSLVLSASQDGTLRTWDLQAAAQVGEVALSGWARDAAAARVDRLLAPACPGCPVLSLSARGVALWRPRELYAPLARLSAPVLLLQVAPELPAAPRALLPTRLVCACSDGSVHLLAAATGRSVSALLLGASKPAAALLYCLPREALWLLTRAGHLLCATAARRPMRVLLRLRPPPAPAPRPCCLHLYSHLADPRSALAAWEAVRRRGGELPPGHLAGAWDDKNRYLPVVGHTDGTLSVLEWRHAKTVFQTAAHSPGPVTAIASTWNSIVSSGGDLTVKMWRVYPYAEESLSLLRTFSCWHPVVVLCALGKRVTVGFEDPDTATYGLVQFGLSNSPRCDHRPQDDPTDHITGLCCCPTLKLYASSSLDCTVRIWTAENRLLRLLQLDSPPQALAFCSNSGDLVLALGSRLCLVSHRLYLPTSYLVKKLCQNVPEVVDDPPLPLTSQESLTSAQLQRLAKLHGAASLSTDLSFIHHQTGTPQQPVLEEDLEALVTRDQDLQQLRLGLVVPAAHPPPSWQQQQEAFDNYLRLVYGPGLLGVPSGRESQQESTVTLIVERETWDVCTLPRAASSVRQAGVCAEAPTVPAAHSLQDPGAVGQHLAHPPRVPMPTPHTHRGVHSRASQLLVHSSLSSSLGLSLDLQLQLERLPGEKRVGPGPPTPNLQHRVPLFSKRRPRELLSNLRGFFPAAIEHYENLQTPIRFPGSVPNSVVLQHMWLPGEVSGLGALAQISSRGRHKARGSLDDVWLPRRIRRRQARYHQKLIQWLGEEEEEEEEEEEEEEEEEEEERNLDWASDYLSAEEQLLELEELEAQNLVLQLRQRAGARTDASSRRLSYPYGRSLWKQRYGHLPRFLHFFIVQNWFKKLFPIFTLEAYPEVGTVEGLASLFTDLLCEASWADCVHILRALLRLLPNVSRDLRDRLQDVLVRLLNLDRPPSLEDPTQKQFVMLALQLLLACSLESREVVLELMSYFLYSPVSCRPELKKLLDGLGLQDPQGFLFKEMMTWVQGPDADSKAALRKRCCQKLEEMIHWLQMESLQPSVAKLSEMLPRVCEPSAPAPSPKEVLSQVSVLSWSPHESVMPSVPSWAPSLVVSPGKLDLATLESPAKKVLSPMHFTPTRRMLSETLLHFSLSEGRLSSSVPTTLREEPLPLEQTDWSRSQMLDLGPIDALNFFCEQQRVRQQRFLQEERQGLHPSPSPLVPNTVLPQPLDCWHYPILRLQEAKLQGAPMRLRV; translated from the exons ATGGAGACCGAAGTGTCAGATGCGAGTGACAGCCAGCTTCTGGACCAGGACCTGTATGATACTGACAGCTACGACGTCCCAGACCCGGGGCTGCTCAAGGAAAGGAATG ACTTGTTTCCGGAGCCAGTCCCACCGCTTTTTACCAGCAGCTCGCGGCAGCAGAACATGACCCCGCGTGCCCGCGCCCACCAGCTGTGGCTGCTCCTCCGTGCAGGCCTCCGAGACTTCGTGGAAAAG GAAAAGAGAGCCGAGCTGTGCGTGGCACGCTTGACCCATGGGCTAGAGCTGCTGCGCCACCTGAAAGTGGCAGCCGGGCTGTGCTGGGTGGCACAGGATCCAGTGGGCAGACGCTTCGTGGTGCTGGATGGTGCCGGCTATCTCCACCTGCACAGAGAGGATGGCTGGGCTTATGAGAAGCTACAGGCCCCAGCCGTGCTCACTGGGCTGGTGGCTGTGCCTGGCCCCCTGGGTGCTGTGAGCCGCTTCGTGGGCTGGGGCCCGGAGGGGCTGGCCATACTAAGGCCTGACTTCAGCCTACTGTGGCTGAGCAAGCCAGTGGTGGGCGGGATGCCGGACCACCAGCCCATCTGCTGCCTGCCAGTGCCCAGCCTGGGGCTGTTGCTAGTGGCATTGGCAGGTGGCAGCCTGGCGCTCTGGAAATTCCGTTCAGGGGGTCGCCGCCTGGTGCTGTGGGGCTCACCTCTGCGGCTGCCACCAAGCTCTGCAGGTACACTCACCCATTTGGTTCTGGGGCCCCTGTCTTCCCACCAAGTCCCATGCTGTTTTGCGGCCTATGGCTCTGCCGTGCTCATCTTTGATCTGCACACCTGGGCCCTCGTAGACGTCCGCCGGGACCTGCACAAAAT CACTATCTTGGACTTGGCCTACTGCCTCGAGGTAGACGCCGTGGTGACAGCCTCTCGGGACAGCACGGTGAAGGTGTGGGAGACCGACTGGCGGCTCCGGATGGTGTTCATGGGCCACACAG GCCCCGTGACGGCCGTGGCTGTGCTCCCCAACTCGTCCCTGGTGCTGTCCGCCTCGCAGGACGGGACGCTGCGCACATGGGACCTGCAGGCAGCGGCCCAGGTGGGCGAGGTGGCGCTGAGCGGCTGGGCCCGAgacgcggcggcggcgcgcgTGGACCGCCTGCTGGCGCCCGCGTGCCCAGGCTGCCCGGTGCTGTCGTTGAGCGCGCGCGGCGTGGCCTTGTGGCGCCCCCGCGAGCTGTACGCCCCGCTGGCGCGGCTGTCGGCGCCGGTGCTGCTCCTGCAGGTGGCGCCCGAGctgcccgccgccccgcgcgccctgCTGCCCACGCGCCTCGTGTGCGCCTGCTCTGACGGCTCGGTCCACCTGCTGGCGGCGGCCACGGGGCGCTCGGTGAGCGCGCTGCTGCTGGGGGCTTCCAAGCCCGCAGCCGCGCTGCTCTACTGCCTGCCCCGTGAGGCGCTGTGGCTGCTGACGCGCGCCGGCCACCTGCTGTGCGCCACTGCCGCGCGCCGCCCCATGCGCGTGCTGCTCCGGCTgcgccccccgcctgcccccgcgCCGCGGCCCTGCTGCCTGCACCTGTACAGCCACCTCGCCGACCCGCGCAGCGCCCTCGCCGCCTGGGAGGCCGTGCGCCGCCGCGGCGGGGAGCTGCCCCCCGGCCACCTGGCCGGCGCCTGGGACGACAAGAACCG GTACCTGCCCGTGGTGGGCCACACGGACGGCACTCTGTCCGTCCTTGAGTGGCGCCACGCGAAGACCGTCTTCCAAACGGCGGCACACAGCCCGGGCCCGGTCACCGCCATTGCGTCCACCTGGAACAGCATCGTGTCCTCGG GCGGCGACCTGACCGTGAAGATGTGGCGCGTCTACCCGTACGCTGAGGAGAGCCTGAGCCTGCTGCGGACCTTTTCCTGCTGGCACCCGGTGGTGGTGCTCTGTGCGCTGGGGAAGCGGGTCACTGTGGGCTTTGAGGACCCTGACACTGCCACCTACGGCTTGGTGCAGTTCGGCCTGAGCAACAGCCCCCGCTGTGATCACCGGCCCCAGGACGACCCCACGGACCACATAACTG GCCTGTGCTGCTGCCCCACGCTCAAGCTGTATGCCTCTTCCAGCCTGGACTGCACCGTCCGCATCTGGACGGCGGAGAACCGCCTGCTGcg GCTCCTGCAGCTGGACAGCCCCCCTCAGGCCCTGGCCTTCTGCAGCAACAGTGGGGACCTGGTGTTGGCTCTGGGTTCCCGACTCTGCCTGGTGTCTCATAGGCTCTACTTGCCCACATCCTACCTGGTCAAG AAGCTGTGCCAGAATGTCCCTGAGGTGGTGGATGACCCTCCGCTGCCCCTGACCAGCCAAGAGTCGCTAACCTCAGCCCAGCTGCAGAGGCTCGCCAAGCTGCATGGGGCGGCCAGTCTTAG CACAGACTTGTCTTTCATCCATCACCAGACGGGAACACCTCAGCAACCAGTGttggaggag GATTTGGAAGCCCTAGTTACTCGGGATCAAGACCTTCAGCAGCTGAGACTGGGGCTGGTGGTCCCGgcagcccatcccccaccttccTGGCAACAGCAGCAGGAGGCCTTTGACAACTACCTGCGCCTGGTCTATGGCCCGGGCTTGCTG GGCGTGCCTTCTGGAAGGGAGTCCCAGCAGGAGAGCACTGTGACCCTCATAGTGGAGAGAGAGACCTGGGACGTGTGCACCTTGCCCAGAGCTGCCAGCAGTGTTCGTCAGGCAGGGGTCTGTGCCGAAGCCCCAACAGTGCCAGCAGCCCACTCCCTACAGGACCCGGGAGCCGTGGGCCAGCACCTTGCCCACCCTCCCCGAGTCCCTAtgcccaccccacacacacaccgagGAGTGCACAGCAGGGCATCCCAG CTGCTGGTCCACTCCTCCCTGAGCAGTAGCCTGGGCCTCAGTCTGGACCTGCAGCTGCAGCTGGAGCGGCTCCCCGGAGAGAAGCGTGTGGGCCCGGGCCCACCGACCCCcaaccttcagcacagg GTTCCCCTCTTTTCAAAGAGGCGGCCCAGGGAGCTTCTTTCCAACCTCCGAGGCTTCTTTCCTGCCGCCATTGAACATTACGAG AACCTGCAGACGCCCATCCGCTTCCCCGGCAGCGTGCCCAACTCCGTGGTCCTGCAGCACATGTGGCTTCCCGGGGAGGTCAGCGGCCTCGGGGCCCTCGCCCAGATCTCCAGCCGAGGCAGACACAAGGCAAGGGG GAGCCTGGATGACGTGTGGCTGCCGCGGCGCATCAGGCGGCGCCAAGCCAGGTATCACCAGAAGCTGATCCAGTggttgggggaagaggaggaggaggaggaggaggaggaggaggaggaggaggaggaggaggaggaggagcggaaTCTGGACTGGGCCTCAGATTACCTGAGCGCAGAGGAGCAGCTCTTGGAGTTGGAGGAGCTGGAGGCGCAG AACCTGGTCCTGCAGCTCAGGCAGCGCGCGGGCGCCAGGACCGACGCCAGCTCTCGCCGCCTCTCGTACCCCTATGGGCGCTCGCTCTGGAAACAGCGCTACGGGCATCTGCCCAGGTTCCTGCATTTCTTCATCGTCCAGAACTGGTTCAAAAAGCTGTTCCCCATCTTCACCCTGGAG GCCTACCCTGAGGTGGGCACGGTGGAGGGCCTGGCCTCGCTGTTCACCGACCTGCTGTGCGAGGCGTCCTGGGCCGACTGCGTGCACATCCTGCGAGCGCTGCTGAGGCTGCTGCCCAACGTGAGCAGGGACCTTCGGGACCGGCTGCAGGACGTCCTCGTGCGCCTGCTCAACCTGGACCGGCCCCCCAGCCTGGAG GACCCCACGCAGAAGCAGTTCGTGATGCTGGCGCTGCAGCTGCTCCTGGCCTGCTCCCTGGAGTCCCGCGAAGTGGTGCTGGAGCTCATGTCCTACTTCCTGTACTCGCCGGTCTCCTGCCG GCCCGAGCTCAAGAAGCTGCTGGACGGGCTGGGCCTGCAGGACCCACAGGGCTTCCTGTTCAAGGAGATGATGACCTGGGTCCAGGGCCCCGACGCTGACTCCAAGGCTGCCCTGCGCAAACGCTGCTGCCAGAAGCTGGAGGAAATGATCCACTGGCTGCAG ATGGAGTCCTTGCAGCCTTCTGTAGCCAAGTTGTCAGAGATGCTGCCCAGGGTCTGTGAGCCCTCAGCACCCGCACCTTCTCCCAAGGAGGTGCTGTCACAGGTCTCTGTGCTCTCCTGGTCACCTCACGAGTCAGTGATGCCCTCGGTCCCTTCCTGGGCCCCCTCACTAGTGGTCTCACCTGGGAAGCTGGACTTGGCCACCCTGGAGTCCCCAGCCAAGAAGGTGCTTTCACCGATGCACTTCACACCGACCAGGCGCATGCTGTCCGAGACCCTGCTGCACTTCTCCCTCTCTGAGGGCCGCTTGAGCTCCTCAGTGCCCACCACGCTTCGGGAAGAGCCACTGCCGCTGGAGCAGACGGACTGGTCACGGTCACAGATGCTGGACCTGGGCCCCATCGATGCGCTGAACTTCTTCTGTGAGCAGCAGCGGGTCCGGCAGCAGCGCTTCCTGCAGGAGGAGCGGCAGGGCCTGCACCCCAGCCCAAGCCCGTTGGTTCCCAACACAGTACTGCCTCAGCCCCTGGACTGCTG GCACTACCCCATCCTCCGGCTTCAGGAAGCCAAGCTCCAGGGGGCTCCAATGAGACTGAGGG TGTGA